The following coding sequences lie in one Phalacrocorax aristotelis chromosome 2, bGulAri2.1, whole genome shotgun sequence genomic window:
- the NHLRC1 gene encoding E3 ubiquitin-protein ligase NHLRC1 — protein sequence MATREEEEDEAELNLLECRVCFERYGPGGQRRPRNLPCGHVLCRGCVGALGGPESRRLECPFCRRACGSAETSDCLPLLQLLEVLGPAGGGLPSARRRSGGGAGGPAPAGLGLRLALGGWGSLVNPSGVAACRRSGRLAVAHDGKKRIHVFGPGGSCLQRFGERGDAGNDIKYPLDVTVTSDGHVVVTDGGDRSVKAFDFEGRGVLAIREGFCLPWGLDATPESEVVLTDSEAGALYRLTADFMKGKLKKCQMIRSRLVSPRGVAVSQTSGAIVVIEHLKAQGPNNGSTRVKIFSAEMELLGQMDSFGLNLVFPSKIYTTAVAFDKEGRVIVTDVCSQAVICLGKPGEFPIFNPLISHGLSYPVGLAYTANNSLVVLDSGDHSIKIYSST from the coding sequence ATGGCGacgagggaggaggaggaggacgaggcGGAGCTGAACCTGCTGGAGTGCCGGGTGTGTTTCGAGCGTTACGGTcccggcgggcagcggcggccgcGGAACCTGCCTTGCGGGCACGTCCTGTGTCGGGGCTGCGTGGGGGCCTTGGGAGGCCCGGAGAGCCGGCGGCTGGAGTGTCCCTTCTGCCGGCGGGCCTGCGGCTCCGCCGAGACGAGCGACTGCCTgccgctgctgcagctgctggaggtgctgggccccgccggcggcggcctCCCCTCGGCCCGGCggaggagcggcggcggggcgggcgggccggccCCCGCGGGCCTGGGGCTGCGGCTGgccctggggggctgggggtcgCTGGTCAACCCCAGCGGGGTGGCGGCCTGCCGGAGGTCCGGGCGGCTGGCCGTGGCGCACGACGGCAAGAAGAGGATCCACGTCTTCGGGCCCGGCGGATCCTGCCTGCAGCGGTTCGGGGAGCGGGGGGACGCGGGCAACGACATCAAGTACCCGCTCGATGTGACCGTCACCTCGGACGGGCACGTGGTGGTCACCGATGGCGGGGACCGCTCCGTGAAGGCCTTTGATTTTGAGGGAAGGGGGGTCCTGGCCATCCGGGAAGGTTTCTGTCTGCCCTGGGGCTTGGATGCCACCCCCGAGAGCGAAGTAGTCCTGACCGACTCGGAGGCAGGCGCTCTGTACCGCCTGACGGCCGACTTCATGAAGGGGAAATTAAAGAAGTGTCAAATGATCCGGTCTCGGCTCGTCAGCCCGAGAGGGGTTGCGGTCTCCCAGACCTCGGGTGCTATCGTGGTAATAGAGCACCTGAAAGCTCAAGGACCGAACAACGGCAGCACCCGGGTGAAGATATTCAGTGCCGAGATGGAACTCCTTGGCCAGATGGATAGCTTTGGTCTGAACCTCGTTTTCCCCTCCAAAATATATACTACGGCCGTGGCCTTTGACAAAGAAGGACGCGTGATAGTGACGGATGTCTGTAGCCAGGCCGTGATATGCTTAGGGAAACCTGGGGAGTTTCCCATCTTTAACCCTCTAATTAGCCATGGGCTTTCTTATCCTGTGGGACTGGCTTACACGGCAAACAATTCCCTTGTTGTCTTAGACAGCGGTGAtcattcaataaaaatatatagctcCACCTGA